The nucleotide sequence CGGGTCGCGAAGTTGCGCGAGGCCGCCGGCGACGCGCTGGTGATCAACGCCCGCGTCGACGTCTTCCTCGGCGCGTCCGACGAACGAGCGGTACTGGACGACGCGATCTTGCGGGCCAAGGCGTACTTCGAGGCCGGGGCGGACTGCGTCTATCCGATCATGGTGAAGTCGCCGGAGGTGCTCGGCGAGTTCGTGAAGGCGGTGGCGCCGGGAGCGGTCAACGCCGCCCCGGTGCCCGGAGGCCCCGATCTCTCCGCGCTCACCGCACTGGGGGTGGCGCGGATCTCGCTGGGCACCGGGCTGTGGAAGTCCGTCCGCGCCGATCTCCGCGCGAAACTGGCCGAACTGACGGCGGGGAAGCTGCCTTACTAGGGGAAGTGGGAACCGGGGCGGTGCGGCCGGGGGCGTTGGAGCCGGCCGCACCGCCCCGGCGATCAGTGGGCGACGGCCTTTTCGGCGCCCGCGCCGGTGAGCGAGCGGACCTCCATCTCCGCGTACTTCTTCTGGTTGTGCTCCTTGGACAGCACGGTTCCGAGCCAGCCGAGGAAGAACGCCACGGGAATCGAGACGAGACCCGGGTTGTCCAGCGGGAACCAGTGGAAGTCGACGCCCTGGATCATCGAGGCGCTCTTCCCGGTCTTCGGGTCCACCGGCTTACCCGAGACCGCCGGCGAGAACACGATCAGCACAATGCAGACCGCGAGACCGCCGTAGATGCTCCACAGCGCGCCCTGGGTGTTGAACCGCTTCCAGAACAGCGAATACAGGATGGTCGGCAGGTTCGCCGACGCCGCCACCGCGAAGGCCAGCGCCACCAGGAACGCGATGTTCTGCCCGTTGGCGAGGATGCCGCCGAGGATCGCGACCGCGCCGATCACCAGCGCGGTGATCCTGGCGACCTTCACCTCCGAATCCGGGGACGCCTTGCCCTTCTTGATCACGCTGGCGTAGACGTCGTGCGCGAACGACGCCGACGCCGTGATCGTCAGGCCCGCGACCACCGCGAGGATCGTCGCGAAGGCGATCGCCGCGATCAGGCCGAGCAGGATCGGGCCGCCCAGTTCGAGCGCCAGCAGCGGGGCCGCCGAGTTCACGCCACCCGGCGCGGCCTTGATCTTGTCGGCGCCGACCAGCGCGCCGGCGCCGTAGCCGAGCACCAGGGTGAACAGGTAAAAGACGCCGATCAGCGCGATCGCCCACACCACGGAACGGCGGGCTTCCTTCGCGGTCGGCACCGTGTAGAAGCGCATGAGGACGTGCGGCAGGCCCGCG is from Amycolatopsis lurida and encodes:
- a CDS encoding isocitrate lyase/PEP mutase family protein yields the protein MTAARLRELHVAGTPLLLPNAWDADSARLVEAAGFPVVATSSFAVAKVLGYEDGEDAPAAEMFAAAARIARAVSVPVTVDVEGGYGLEAGELAARLAEAGAVGCNYEDTDHASGGVRPLEAQAKRVAKLREAAGDALVINARVDVFLGASDERAVLDDAILRAKAYFEAGADCVYPIMVKSPEVLGEFVKAVAPGAVNAAPVPGGPDLSALTALGVARISLGTGLWKSVRADLRAKLAELTAGKLPY
- a CDS encoding solute symporter family protein, with the protein product MNLAAGVEGSSPVLNITIFGLFVVVTLFVVFRASRNTKTASDYYAAGRAFTGPQNGVAIAGDYLSAASFLGIAGAIAIYGYDGFLYSIGFLVAWLVALLLVAELLRNTGKFTMGDVLAFRMKQRPVRAAAATSTLAVSFFYLLAQMAGAGGLVALLLGIESKAGQAAIIVIVGIIMIAYVLIGGMKGTTWVQIIKAALLIAGALAMTLWVLAMYGFNLSALLQGAVDKAGRAGEALLGPGNQYGKTGTTKLDFLSLGIALVLGTAGLPHVLMRFYTVPTAKEARRSVVWAIALIGVFYLFTLVLGYGAGALVGADKIKAAPGGVNSAAPLLALELGGPILLGLIAAIAFATILAVVAGLTITASASFAHDVYASVIKKGKASPDSEVKVARITALVIGAVAILGGILANGQNIAFLVALAFAVAASANLPTILYSLFWKRFNTQGALWSIYGGLAVCIVLIVFSPAVSGKPVDPKTGKSASMIQGVDFHWFPLDNPGLVSIPVAFFLGWLGTVLSKEHNQKKYAEMEVRSLTGAGAEKAVAH